One Hippoglossus stenolepis isolate QCI-W04-F060 chromosome 22, HSTE1.2, whole genome shotgun sequence DNA segment encodes these proteins:
- the mybpc1 gene encoding myosin-binding protein C, slow-type isoform X15, whose protein sequence is MPEPTKKDEMPNGQPEESVAPESNGAPMPLPEISLEVSPPPVWSLGEGQNPDELDKPVVTPPLSTLLTEKPQGGTIPVGADISFVAKVECKDLLRKPTIKWFKGKWMDLASKTGKHLQLKETFDRLTKIHTFEMHIIKAKENYAGNYRCEVTYKDKFDSCSFDLEIKEAEQGSQNIDIRSAFKRSSEGQEDAGELDFSGLLKHRNQREPKQQDDTPEVDVWDILKNARPDEYEKIAFMYGITDLRGLLRRMKKIPREEKKSEAFAKKLDPAYQADKGGKIRLVVDLADPTVDLKWYKNGQEIRPTPNQRKYIFEQKGTLRIMVINNCSLNDDAAYSVAAGDEKCSTELFVKELPVKIVRGIEAVKTTVNERIELECEVSEEGAQVKWMKNGVEVPTGVRSRYRVKSEGTKHFLVIDDASREDTGTYSIMATGGTSEAHVKVDLKPLKIFQDLQDITVKLGQPIKMHCEIFPGNIPGRWYRNGQLIQPNDRINIIQRNKVHRLEIGTCSLHDAGDYTFVPEGYSQSLSAKIHIIDPPRVHLDSLNLPENTMTIVAGNKLRLEIPITGEPVPRVVWMKGERVILESGNRVRAETYGDQTSLTIDITEREDTGKYKIVLQNEAGEATASIKIKVVDIPDPPEAPMVPVVGGDWCSMTWEPPKYDGGSPILGYFIERKKKQSSRWMRLNFDLIKELLFEPKKMIEGVPYEVRIFAVNAIGVSKPSEPSKAFTPLAVTSEPTMLVVDDVTDTSVTVKWRPPETIGAAGLDGYLVEYCIEGTDDWVTSNNELTEKTKHTITGLIPGTKILVRVKAMNAAGSSTPRTLQHSVMVKEVIEPPKIRVPRHLKQTYTRRVGEAVNLVVPFMGKPRPKVLWLKDGKPIEPSHVNIRNTDCDSIIFIRKAERSHSGKYEMAVQVDNHVDTAIIDIQIIDLPGPPQCVTIEDVWGGNVALVWTQPKDNGNAPIIGYTIQKADKKTMEWFTCIEHYHRTCITITELVVGNEYFFRIYSENMCGLSEAATQTKKSALIMKEGLQVKTPEYNDHDFKEAPKFTQPLINTAAVAGYNATLNCSVRANPRPKVIWMKNKIMIVDDPRYRMFSNQGVCTLEIRKPSPYDGGLYTCKAINDLGEAQVECKLEVKGGFTFYELMQRGVPLNLIDKYMSEVKVVEQEK, encoded by the exons ATGCCAGAGCCCACAAAGAAAG atGAGATGCCAAACGGCCAGCCAGAAG AAAGTGTTGCCCCAGAAAGTAACGGCGCTCCGATGCCGCTACCTGAGATTTCCCTTGAGGTTTCTCCCCCGCCAG TGTGGTCTCTGGGAGAAGGCCAGAACCCGGATGAACTGGACAAGCCCGTTGTCACCCCGCCGCTGTCCACCCTGCTGACAGAGAAACCTCAAGGTGGCACCATCCCAGTGG GGGCCGACATCAGCTTCGTGGCCAAGGTGGAGTGCAAAGACCTCCTCCGCAAACCCACCATCAAGTGGTTCAAAGGAAAATGGATGGATCTGGCCAGCAAAACAGGGAAGCACCTGCAGCTGAAAGAGACCTTTGACCGACTCACCAAG ATCCACACATTTGAGATGCACATCATCAAGGCCAAAGAGAACTATGCCGGGAACTACAGGTGCGAGGTCACCTACAAGGACAAGTTTGACAGCTGCTCCTTTGACCTGGAAATTAAAG AAGCTGAGCAGGGCTCACAGAATATTGATATCCGATCAGCTTTCAAAAGAAG CAGTGAAGGACAAGAGGATGCAGGCGAGCTTGACTTTAGTGGTCTCCTTAAACATAG AAATCAAAG GGAGCCGAAACAGCAGGACGACACCCCAGAGGTGGATGTGTGGGATATCCTGAAGAACGCCCGGCCTGACGAGTACGAGAAGATCGCCTTCATGTACGGCATCACAGATCTGAGGGGTCtgctgaggaggatgaagaagatcccgagagaggagaagaagagcgaAG cTTTTGCAAAGAAGCTGGACCCGGCTTACCAGGCGGATAAAGGTGGGAAGATCCGCCTGGTGGTCGACCTCGCCGACCCCACTGTCGATCTGAAGTGGTACAAGAACGGACAGGAAATCAGGCCCACTCCCAA TCAAAGGAA GTATATTTTTGAGCAAAAGGGAACACTGAGGATTATGGTCATCAACAACTGCAGCCTGAACGACGACGCAGCCTAttctgtggctgcaggagaCGAGAAGTGCTCCACCGAGCTGTTTGTCAAAG AGTTGCCAGTTAAGATCGTTAGAGGTATTGAGGCGGTGAAGACGACAGTGAATGAGAGGATCGAGCTGGAGTGTGAGGTGTCAGAGGAGGGTGCTCAGGTCAAATG GATGAAGAACGGTGTCGAGGTTCCCACAGGAGTGCGCTCCAGATACCGAGTGAAGTCTGAGGGAACCAAACACTTCTTGGTGATCGATGACGCCTCCAGAGAGGACACTGGGACATACTCCATCATGGCCACCGGGGGCACATCTGAGGCTCACGTAAAAGTCGACT TGAAACCACTGAAGATCTTCCAGGATCTGCAGGACATCACAGTGAAGCTGGGTCAACCAATCAAAATGCACTGCGAGATCTTCCCCGGCAACATCCCAGGCCGCTGGTACAGGAATGGACAGCTGATCCAGCCCAACGACCGCATCAACATCATCCAAAGAAATAA GGTCCACCGACTTGAAATTGGGACTTGCTCTCTCCACGATGCAGGAGATTACACCTTTGTACCTGAGGGATATTCACAGAGCCTCTCTGCCAAAATTCACATCATTG ACCCTCCGAGAGTGCACTTGGACAGCTTGAACTTACCAGAAAACACCATGACAATTGTGGCAGGGAACAAACTTCGCTTGGAGATCCCCATCACTGGAGAACCAGTGCCCAGAGTGGTGTGGATGAAGGGAGAGCGG GTCATTCTGGAGTCAGGCAACCGTGTCCGAGCTGAAACTTACGGTGATCAGACCAGCCTTACAATCGACatcacagagagggaggacacagGGAAATACAAGATCGTCCTGCAGAATGAGGCCGGTGAGGCCACGGCCAGCATCAAGATCAAGGTTGTAG ACATTCCTGACCCTCCAGAGGCTCCCATGGTTCCAGTAGTTGGGGGTGATTGGTGCTCTATGACATGGGAACCACCGAAATATGATGGGGGTTCGCCAATATTAG GCTACTTCAtcgagagaaagaagaaacagagcTCCAGATGGATGAGACTGAACTTCGACCTGATCAAAGAACTATTATTCGAACCCAAGAAGATGATTGAAGGCGTGCCGTATGAAGTGCGGATCTTTGCGGTCAATGCTATCGGCGTGTCTAAGCCCAGTGAACCATCCAAAGCCTTCACTCCCCTCG CTGTGACCAGTGAGCCCACCATGCTGGTTGTGGATGATGTCACAGACACCTCAGTAACTGTAAAGTGGCGTCCTCCTGAGACCATCGGAGCTGCCGGTCTGGATGGATACTTGGTGGAGTACTGCATAGAAGGAA CTGATGATTGGGTAACATCCAACAATGAGCTGACAGAGAAAACGAAGCACACCATCACTGGACTCattccaggcaccaaaatcttAGTTCGAGTCAAGGCCATGAACGCTGCAGGTTCGAGCACTCCCCGGACCCTTCAGCACTCCGTCATGGTCAAAGAGGTTATTG AACCCCCCAAGATCCGGGTCCCCCGCCACTTGAAGCAGACGTACACTCGTAGAGTCGGAGAAGCGGTCAACCTTGTGGTGCCATTTATG GGCAAACCCAGGCCAAAGGTCCTGTGGTTGAAGGACGGGAAGCCCATAGAGCCTTCCCACGTCAACATCCGGAACACAGACTGCGACAGCATCATCTTCATCCGTAAGGCAGAGCGCAGTCACTCTGGGAAGTACGAGATGGCAGTGCAGGTTGACAACCACGTGGACACAGCCATTATTGACATTCAAATCATAG ACCTTCCTGGACCTCCCCAGTGCGTCACAATTGAAGATGTATGGGGAGGAAATGTGGCTTTGGTGTGGACTCAACCAAAAGACAACGGCAACGCCCCAATCATAGGCTACACCATTCAAAAAGCAGACAAGAAGACAATG GAGTGGTTCACGTGCATCGAGCACTACCATCGCACCTGCATCACCATCACAGAGCTGGTGGTCGGGAACGAGTACTTCTTCAGGATCTACTCAGAGAATATGTGCGGCCTGAGCGAGGCCGCCACCCAAACCAAAAAGAGCGCCCTCATCATGAAAGAAG GCTTGCAGGTGAAGACGCCCGAGTACAACGACCACGACTTCAAGGAGGCGCCAAAGTTCACGCAGCCGCTGATCAACACTGCTGCCGTCGCGGGCTACAATGCTACTCTGAACTGTAGTGTCCGTGCCAACCCAAGG CCCAAAGTCATCTGGATGAAGAATAAGATCATGATTGTCGACGACCCGCGCTACCGCATGTTTAGCAACCAGGGAGTATGTACCCTGGAGATCAGAAAGCCCAGCCCCTATGACGGTGGCCTGTACACCTGCAAGGCCATCAACGACCTGGGAGAGGCCCAAGTGGAGTGCAagctggaggtcaaag GGGGCTTCACCTTCTACGAACTCATGCAACGCGGCGTGCCCCTCAACCTGATTGACAAGTACATGAGCGAGGTGAAGGTTGTCGAGCAggagaagtaa
- the mybpc1 gene encoding myosin-binding protein C, slow-type isoform X11, with product MPEPTKKDEMPNGQPEESVAPESNGAPMPLPEISLEVSPPPEDANSVKKLSVDLPNDSVPVSAMGRKDSVWSLGEGQNPDELDKPVVTPPLSTLLTEKPQGGTIPVGADISFVAKVECKDLLRKPTIKWFKGKWMDLASKTGKHLQLKETFDRLTKIHTFEMHIIKAKENYAGNYRCEVTYKDKFDSCSFDLEIKEAEQGSQNIDIRSAFKRSSEGQEDAGELDFSGLLKHRNQREPKQQDDTPEVDVWDILKNARPDEYEKIAFMYGITDLRGLLRRMKKIPREEKKSEAFAKKLDPAYQADKGGKIRLVVDLADPTVDLKWYKNGQEIRPTPNQRKYIFEQKGTLRIMVINNCSLNDDAAYSVAAGDEKCSTELFVKELPVKIVRGIEAVKTTVNERIELECEVSEEGAQVKWMKNGVEVPTGVRSRYRVKSEGTKHFLVIDDASREDTGTYSIMATGGTSEAHVKVDLKPLKIFQDLQDITVKLGQPIKMHCEIFPGNIPGRWYRNGQLIQPNDRINIIQRNKVHRLEIGTCSLHDAGDYTFVPEGYSQSLSAKIHIIDPPRVHLDSLNLPENTMTIVAGNKLRLEIPITGEPVPRVVWMKGERVILESGNRVRAETYGDQTSLTIDITEREDTGKYKIVLQNEAGEATASIKIKVVDIPDPPEAPMVPVVGGDWCSMTWEPPKYDGGSPILGYFIERKKKQSSRWMRLNFDLIKELLFEPKKMIEGVPYEVRIFAVNAIGVSKPSEPSKAFTPLAVTSEPTMLVVDDVTDTSVTVKWRPPETIGAAGLDGYLVEYCIEGTDDWVTSNNELTEKTKHTITGLIPGTKILVRVKAMNAAGSSTPRTLQHSVMVKEVIEPPKIRVPRHLKQTYTRRVGEAVNLVVPFMGKPRPKVLWLKDGKPIEPSHVNIRNTDCDSIIFIRKAERSHSGKYEMAVQVDNHVDTAIIDIQIIDLPGPPQCVTIEDVWGGNVALVWTQPKDNGNAPIIGYTIQKADKKTMEWFTCIEHYHRTCITITELVVGNEYFFRIYSENMCGLSEAATQTKKSALIMKEGLQVKTPEYNDHDFKEAPKFTQPLINTAAVAGYNATLNCSVRANPRPKVIWMKNKIMIVDDPRYRMFSNQGVCTLEIRKPSPYDGGLYTCKAINDLGEAQVECKLEVKGGFTFYELMQRGVPLNLIDKYMSEVKVVEQEK from the exons ATGCCAGAGCCCACAAAGAAAG atGAGATGCCAAACGGCCAGCCAGAAG AAAGTGTTGCCCCAGAAAGTAACGGCGCTCCGATGCCGCTACCTGAGATTTCCCTTGAGGTTTCTCCCCCGCCAG AGGATGCCAATTCAGTCAAGAAACTCTCAGTTGATCTGCCTA ATGATAGCGTCCCTGTGTCAGCCATGGGGAGAAAAGACTCAG TGTGGTCTCTGGGAGAAGGCCAGAACCCGGATGAACTGGACAAGCCCGTTGTCACCCCGCCGCTGTCCACCCTGCTGACAGAGAAACCTCAAGGTGGCACCATCCCAGTGG GGGCCGACATCAGCTTCGTGGCCAAGGTGGAGTGCAAAGACCTCCTCCGCAAACCCACCATCAAGTGGTTCAAAGGAAAATGGATGGATCTGGCCAGCAAAACAGGGAAGCACCTGCAGCTGAAAGAGACCTTTGACCGACTCACCAAG ATCCACACATTTGAGATGCACATCATCAAGGCCAAAGAGAACTATGCCGGGAACTACAGGTGCGAGGTCACCTACAAGGACAAGTTTGACAGCTGCTCCTTTGACCTGGAAATTAAAG AAGCTGAGCAGGGCTCACAGAATATTGATATCCGATCAGCTTTCAAAAGAAG CAGTGAAGGACAAGAGGATGCAGGCGAGCTTGACTTTAGTGGTCTCCTTAAACATAG AAATCAAAG GGAGCCGAAACAGCAGGACGACACCCCAGAGGTGGATGTGTGGGATATCCTGAAGAACGCCCGGCCTGACGAGTACGAGAAGATCGCCTTCATGTACGGCATCACAGATCTGAGGGGTCtgctgaggaggatgaagaagatcccgagagaggagaagaagagcgaAG cTTTTGCAAAGAAGCTGGACCCGGCTTACCAGGCGGATAAAGGTGGGAAGATCCGCCTGGTGGTCGACCTCGCCGACCCCACTGTCGATCTGAAGTGGTACAAGAACGGACAGGAAATCAGGCCCACTCCCAA TCAAAGGAA GTATATTTTTGAGCAAAAGGGAACACTGAGGATTATGGTCATCAACAACTGCAGCCTGAACGACGACGCAGCCTAttctgtggctgcaggagaCGAGAAGTGCTCCACCGAGCTGTTTGTCAAAG AGTTGCCAGTTAAGATCGTTAGAGGTATTGAGGCGGTGAAGACGACAGTGAATGAGAGGATCGAGCTGGAGTGTGAGGTGTCAGAGGAGGGTGCTCAGGTCAAATG GATGAAGAACGGTGTCGAGGTTCCCACAGGAGTGCGCTCCAGATACCGAGTGAAGTCTGAGGGAACCAAACACTTCTTGGTGATCGATGACGCCTCCAGAGAGGACACTGGGACATACTCCATCATGGCCACCGGGGGCACATCTGAGGCTCACGTAAAAGTCGACT TGAAACCACTGAAGATCTTCCAGGATCTGCAGGACATCACAGTGAAGCTGGGTCAACCAATCAAAATGCACTGCGAGATCTTCCCCGGCAACATCCCAGGCCGCTGGTACAGGAATGGACAGCTGATCCAGCCCAACGACCGCATCAACATCATCCAAAGAAATAA GGTCCACCGACTTGAAATTGGGACTTGCTCTCTCCACGATGCAGGAGATTACACCTTTGTACCTGAGGGATATTCACAGAGCCTCTCTGCCAAAATTCACATCATTG ACCCTCCGAGAGTGCACTTGGACAGCTTGAACTTACCAGAAAACACCATGACAATTGTGGCAGGGAACAAACTTCGCTTGGAGATCCCCATCACTGGAGAACCAGTGCCCAGAGTGGTGTGGATGAAGGGAGAGCGG GTCATTCTGGAGTCAGGCAACCGTGTCCGAGCTGAAACTTACGGTGATCAGACCAGCCTTACAATCGACatcacagagagggaggacacagGGAAATACAAGATCGTCCTGCAGAATGAGGCCGGTGAGGCCACGGCCAGCATCAAGATCAAGGTTGTAG ACATTCCTGACCCTCCAGAGGCTCCCATGGTTCCAGTAGTTGGGGGTGATTGGTGCTCTATGACATGGGAACCACCGAAATATGATGGGGGTTCGCCAATATTAG GCTACTTCAtcgagagaaagaagaaacagagcTCCAGATGGATGAGACTGAACTTCGACCTGATCAAAGAACTATTATTCGAACCCAAGAAGATGATTGAAGGCGTGCCGTATGAAGTGCGGATCTTTGCGGTCAATGCTATCGGCGTGTCTAAGCCCAGTGAACCATCCAAAGCCTTCACTCCCCTCG CTGTGACCAGTGAGCCCACCATGCTGGTTGTGGATGATGTCACAGACACCTCAGTAACTGTAAAGTGGCGTCCTCCTGAGACCATCGGAGCTGCCGGTCTGGATGGATACTTGGTGGAGTACTGCATAGAAGGAA CTGATGATTGGGTAACATCCAACAATGAGCTGACAGAGAAAACGAAGCACACCATCACTGGACTCattccaggcaccaaaatcttAGTTCGAGTCAAGGCCATGAACGCTGCAGGTTCGAGCACTCCCCGGACCCTTCAGCACTCCGTCATGGTCAAAGAGGTTATTG AACCCCCCAAGATCCGGGTCCCCCGCCACTTGAAGCAGACGTACACTCGTAGAGTCGGAGAAGCGGTCAACCTTGTGGTGCCATTTATG GGCAAACCCAGGCCAAAGGTCCTGTGGTTGAAGGACGGGAAGCCCATAGAGCCTTCCCACGTCAACATCCGGAACACAGACTGCGACAGCATCATCTTCATCCGTAAGGCAGAGCGCAGTCACTCTGGGAAGTACGAGATGGCAGTGCAGGTTGACAACCACGTGGACACAGCCATTATTGACATTCAAATCATAG ACCTTCCTGGACCTCCCCAGTGCGTCACAATTGAAGATGTATGGGGAGGAAATGTGGCTTTGGTGTGGACTCAACCAAAAGACAACGGCAACGCCCCAATCATAGGCTACACCATTCAAAAAGCAGACAAGAAGACAATG GAGTGGTTCACGTGCATCGAGCACTACCATCGCACCTGCATCACCATCACAGAGCTGGTGGTCGGGAACGAGTACTTCTTCAGGATCTACTCAGAGAATATGTGCGGCCTGAGCGAGGCCGCCACCCAAACCAAAAAGAGCGCCCTCATCATGAAAGAAG GCTTGCAGGTGAAGACGCCCGAGTACAACGACCACGACTTCAAGGAGGCGCCAAAGTTCACGCAGCCGCTGATCAACACTGCTGCCGTCGCGGGCTACAATGCTACTCTGAACTGTAGTGTCCGTGCCAACCCAAGG CCCAAAGTCATCTGGATGAAGAATAAGATCATGATTGTCGACGACCCGCGCTACCGCATGTTTAGCAACCAGGGAGTATGTACCCTGGAGATCAGAAAGCCCAGCCCCTATGACGGTGGCCTGTACACCTGCAAGGCCATCAACGACCTGGGAGAGGCCCAAGTGGAGTGCAagctggaggtcaaag GGGGCTTCACCTTCTACGAACTCATGCAACGCGGCGTGCCCCTCAACCTGATTGACAAGTACATGAGCGAGGTGAAGGTTGTCGAGCAggagaagtaa
- the mybpc1 gene encoding myosin-binding protein C, slow-type isoform X10 has protein sequence MPEPTKKDEMPNGQPEESVAPESNGAPMPLPEISLEVSPPPEDANSVKKLSVDLPNDSVPVSAMGRKDSDGAVWSLGEGQNPDELDKPVVTPPLSTLLTEKPQGGTIPVGADISFVAKVECKDLLRKPTIKWFKGKWMDLASKTGKHLQLKETFDRLTKIHTFEMHIIKAKENYAGNYRCEVTYKDKFDSCSFDLEIKEAEQGSQNIDIRSAFKRSSEGQEDAGELDFSGLLKHRNQREPKQQDDTPEVDVWDILKNARPDEYEKIAFMYGITDLRGLLRRMKKIPREEKKSEAFAKKLDPAYQADKGGKIRLVVDLADPTVDLKWYKNGQEIRPTPNQRKYIFEQKGTLRIMVINNCSLNDDAAYSVAAGDEKCSTELFVKELPVKIVRGIEAVKTTVNERIELECEVSEEGAQVKWMKNGVEVPTGVRSRYRVKSEGTKHFLVIDDASREDTGTYSIMATGGTSEAHVKVDLKPLKIFQDLQDITVKLGQPIKMHCEIFPGNIPGRWYRNGQLIQPNDRINIIQRNKVHRLEIGTCSLHDAGDYTFVPEGYSQSLSAKIHIIDPPRVHLDSLNLPENTMTIVAGNKLRLEIPITGEPVPRVVWMKGERVILESGNRVRAETYGDQTSLTIDITEREDTGKYKIVLQNEAGEATASIKIKVVDIPDPPEAPMVPVVGGDWCSMTWEPPKYDGGSPILGYFIERKKKQSSRWMRLNFDLIKELLFEPKKMIEGVPYEVRIFAVNAIGVSKPSEPSKAFTPLAVTSEPTMLVVDDVTDTSVTVKWRPPETIGAAGLDGYLVEYCIEGTDDWVTSNNELTEKTKHTITGLIPGTKILVRVKAMNAAGSSTPRTLQHSVMVKEVIEPPKIRVPRHLKQTYTRRVGEAVNLVVPFMGKPRPKVLWLKDGKPIEPSHVNIRNTDCDSIIFIRKAERSHSGKYEMAVQVDNHVDTAIIDIQIIDLPGPPQCVTIEDVWGGNVALVWTQPKDNGNAPIIGYTIQKADKKTMEWFTCIEHYHRTCITITELVVGNEYFFRIYSENMCGLSEAATQTKKSALIMKEGLQVKTPEYNDHDFKEAPKFTQPLINTAAVAGYNATLNCSVRANPRPKVIWMKNKIMIVDDPRYRMFSNQGVCTLEIRKPSPYDGGLYTCKAINDLGEAQVECKLEVKGGFTFYELMQRGVPLNLIDKYMSEVKVVEQEK, from the exons ATGCCAGAGCCCACAAAGAAAG atGAGATGCCAAACGGCCAGCCAGAAG AAAGTGTTGCCCCAGAAAGTAACGGCGCTCCGATGCCGCTACCTGAGATTTCCCTTGAGGTTTCTCCCCCGCCAG AGGATGCCAATTCAGTCAAGAAACTCTCAGTTGATCTGCCTA ATGATAGCGTCCCTGTGTCAGCCATGGGGAGAAAAGACTCAG ACGGAGCAGTGTGGTCTCTGGGAGAAGGCCAGAACCCGGATGAACTGGACAAGCCCGTTGTCACCCCGCCGCTGTCCACCCTGCTGACAGAGAAACCTCAAGGTGGCACCATCCCAGTGG GGGCCGACATCAGCTTCGTGGCCAAGGTGGAGTGCAAAGACCTCCTCCGCAAACCCACCATCAAGTGGTTCAAAGGAAAATGGATGGATCTGGCCAGCAAAACAGGGAAGCACCTGCAGCTGAAAGAGACCTTTGACCGACTCACCAAG ATCCACACATTTGAGATGCACATCATCAAGGCCAAAGAGAACTATGCCGGGAACTACAGGTGCGAGGTCACCTACAAGGACAAGTTTGACAGCTGCTCCTTTGACCTGGAAATTAAAG AAGCTGAGCAGGGCTCACAGAATATTGATATCCGATCAGCTTTCAAAAGAAG CAGTGAAGGACAAGAGGATGCAGGCGAGCTTGACTTTAGTGGTCTCCTTAAACATAG AAATCAAAG GGAGCCGAAACAGCAGGACGACACCCCAGAGGTGGATGTGTGGGATATCCTGAAGAACGCCCGGCCTGACGAGTACGAGAAGATCGCCTTCATGTACGGCATCACAGATCTGAGGGGTCtgctgaggaggatgaagaagatcccgagagaggagaagaagagcgaAG cTTTTGCAAAGAAGCTGGACCCGGCTTACCAGGCGGATAAAGGTGGGAAGATCCGCCTGGTGGTCGACCTCGCCGACCCCACTGTCGATCTGAAGTGGTACAAGAACGGACAGGAAATCAGGCCCACTCCCAA TCAAAGGAA GTATATTTTTGAGCAAAAGGGAACACTGAGGATTATGGTCATCAACAACTGCAGCCTGAACGACGACGCAGCCTAttctgtggctgcaggagaCGAGAAGTGCTCCACCGAGCTGTTTGTCAAAG AGTTGCCAGTTAAGATCGTTAGAGGTATTGAGGCGGTGAAGACGACAGTGAATGAGAGGATCGAGCTGGAGTGTGAGGTGTCAGAGGAGGGTGCTCAGGTCAAATG GATGAAGAACGGTGTCGAGGTTCCCACAGGAGTGCGCTCCAGATACCGAGTGAAGTCTGAGGGAACCAAACACTTCTTGGTGATCGATGACGCCTCCAGAGAGGACACTGGGACATACTCCATCATGGCCACCGGGGGCACATCTGAGGCTCACGTAAAAGTCGACT TGAAACCACTGAAGATCTTCCAGGATCTGCAGGACATCACAGTGAAGCTGGGTCAACCAATCAAAATGCACTGCGAGATCTTCCCCGGCAACATCCCAGGCCGCTGGTACAGGAATGGACAGCTGATCCAGCCCAACGACCGCATCAACATCATCCAAAGAAATAA GGTCCACCGACTTGAAATTGGGACTTGCTCTCTCCACGATGCAGGAGATTACACCTTTGTACCTGAGGGATATTCACAGAGCCTCTCTGCCAAAATTCACATCATTG ACCCTCCGAGAGTGCACTTGGACAGCTTGAACTTACCAGAAAACACCATGACAATTGTGGCAGGGAACAAACTTCGCTTGGAGATCCCCATCACTGGAGAACCAGTGCCCAGAGTGGTGTGGATGAAGGGAGAGCGG GTCATTCTGGAGTCAGGCAACCGTGTCCGAGCTGAAACTTACGGTGATCAGACCAGCCTTACAATCGACatcacagagagggaggacacagGGAAATACAAGATCGTCCTGCAGAATGAGGCCGGTGAGGCCACGGCCAGCATCAAGATCAAGGTTGTAG ACATTCCTGACCCTCCAGAGGCTCCCATGGTTCCAGTAGTTGGGGGTGATTGGTGCTCTATGACATGGGAACCACCGAAATATGATGGGGGTTCGCCAATATTAG GCTACTTCAtcgagagaaagaagaaacagagcTCCAGATGGATGAGACTGAACTTCGACCTGATCAAAGAACTATTATTCGAACCCAAGAAGATGATTGAAGGCGTGCCGTATGAAGTGCGGATCTTTGCGGTCAATGCTATCGGCGTGTCTAAGCCCAGTGAACCATCCAAAGCCTTCACTCCCCTCG CTGTGACCAGTGAGCCCACCATGCTGGTTGTGGATGATGTCACAGACACCTCAGTAACTGTAAAGTGGCGTCCTCCTGAGACCATCGGAGCTGCCGGTCTGGATGGATACTTGGTGGAGTACTGCATAGAAGGAA CTGATGATTGGGTAACATCCAACAATGAGCTGACAGAGAAAACGAAGCACACCATCACTGGACTCattccaggcaccaaaatcttAGTTCGAGTCAAGGCCATGAACGCTGCAGGTTCGAGCACTCCCCGGACCCTTCAGCACTCCGTCATGGTCAAAGAGGTTATTG AACCCCCCAAGATCCGGGTCCCCCGCCACTTGAAGCAGACGTACACTCGTAGAGTCGGAGAAGCGGTCAACCTTGTGGTGCCATTTATG GGCAAACCCAGGCCAAAGGTCCTGTGGTTGAAGGACGGGAAGCCCATAGAGCCTTCCCACGTCAACATCCGGAACACAGACTGCGACAGCATCATCTTCATCCGTAAGGCAGAGCGCAGTCACTCTGGGAAGTACGAGATGGCAGTGCAGGTTGACAACCACGTGGACACAGCCATTATTGACATTCAAATCATAG ACCTTCCTGGACCTCCCCAGTGCGTCACAATTGAAGATGTATGGGGAGGAAATGTGGCTTTGGTGTGGACTCAACCAAAAGACAACGGCAACGCCCCAATCATAGGCTACACCATTCAAAAAGCAGACAAGAAGACAATG GAGTGGTTCACGTGCATCGAGCACTACCATCGCACCTGCATCACCATCACAGAGCTGGTGGTCGGGAACGAGTACTTCTTCAGGATCTACTCAGAGAATATGTGCGGCCTGAGCGAGGCCGCCACCCAAACCAAAAAGAGCGCCCTCATCATGAAAGAAG GCTTGCAGGTGAAGACGCCCGAGTACAACGACCACGACTTCAAGGAGGCGCCAAAGTTCACGCAGCCGCTGATCAACACTGCTGCCGTCGCGGGCTACAATGCTACTCTGAACTGTAGTGTCCGTGCCAACCCAAGG CCCAAAGTCATCTGGATGAAGAATAAGATCATGATTGTCGACGACCCGCGCTACCGCATGTTTAGCAACCAGGGAGTATGTACCCTGGAGATCAGAAAGCCCAGCCCCTATGACGGTGGCCTGTACACCTGCAAGGCCATCAACGACCTGGGAGAGGCCCAAGTGGAGTGCAagctggaggtcaaag GGGGCTTCACCTTCTACGAACTCATGCAACGCGGCGTGCCCCTCAACCTGATTGACAAGTACATGAGCGAGGTGAAGGTTGTCGAGCAggagaagtaa